One window of Helicobacter winghamensis ATCC BAA-430 genomic DNA carries:
- the bamA gene encoding outer membrane protein assembly factor BamA, whose amino-acid sequence MSLPKIKEVHYEGLNHISPLIANEIAKVRVGEPLDIDRIDASVRDFYAQGYFKDIWVTEENGILTYHFVEKPVIASLIVSGYGAGKEQQQLDKEIGLKKGDVYDENKIANVRRQIVRLLEAQGFYDSVVEVKTEEISKNALKVTLEINKGENIIIREANYYGRDNLSVSRIEAAIANKEKDFIGWMWGFNNGKLQINELESDRLRIRDLYLQKGYLDADVSVPFLKTDFTTYNAILDYHINEGERYRVSEVEIILEEDVIETEKLYDDLKLKKGKVYNIAKMRDDMESIRYRIGDLGYAFVRVTPDLDKNQEEGKVRLVYYVQPGKKVRVKDVIISGNNKTLDRVVRRNVLLAPGEEYEMSKIQRSKNALMRTGSFESVDIQEERVDEENVNLLVKVKEGKTGEFAFGLGYGSYDGLMGSVSIKDRNIFGTGLTAGVYLDKSEVSTAYRLNLYNPAVLDSEYSLGTDVYQNDYENYDYTETSTGFSVVGGRRIWEDLELTLGYTFQETKLSDFDSKSLEELYRRYYYPGTYVKSSIIPGFSFDNTDAYLFAKNGIRASGNIEYAGVGGDAEFIKYQGSYNFYKSIEEWVDIDLIFRYRARAGYVQSEGYLPISEKFYLGGINSVRGFESRSITPRDKFGLRIGGKQYFYNTVELSYNPFETIQMRFTAFYDYGMIGNKNINDMQRSSVGVGIEWVSPIGVINFIFPRALDDKKGDETSSFEFSMGQRF is encoded by the coding sequence ATGAGTTTGCCAAAAATTAAAGAGGTGCATTATGAGGGATTAAATCATATTTCACCTTTGATTGCAAATGAAATTGCTAAGGTGCGTGTGGGAGAGCCATTGGATATTGATCGCATAGATGCTTCGGTGCGTGATTTTTATGCGCAGGGATATTTTAAGGATATTTGGGTAACGGAAGAAAATGGAATTTTAACTTACCATTTTGTGGAAAAACCAGTGATTGCAAGTTTGATTGTTAGTGGATATGGAGCTGGGAAGGAACAGCAACAACTTGATAAAGAAATTGGTCTAAAAAAGGGCGATGTGTATGATGAAAATAAAATTGCAAATGTGCGTCGTCAAATTGTTAGATTGCTTGAAGCGCAAGGCTTTTATGATAGTGTTGTTGAGGTTAAAACAGAAGAAATCTCAAAAAATGCATTAAAAGTTACACTTGAGATTAATAAAGGCGAGAATATTATTATCAGAGAGGCAAACTATTATGGAAGAGACAATTTGTCTGTATCGCGCATTGAAGCAGCAATAGCAAATAAGGAAAAAGATTTTATTGGCTGGATGTGGGGGTTTAATAATGGAAAATTACAAATTAATGAGTTGGAATCCGATCGCTTAAGAATTCGCGATTTGTATTTGCAAAAAGGATATTTAGATGCAGATGTTAGCGTTCCATTTCTAAAAACGGACTTTACAACTTACAATGCGATTTTAGATTATCATATTAATGAGGGTGAGCGTTATAGAGTATCTGAAGTGGAGATTATTCTGGAAGAAGATGTAATTGAAACAGAGAAGCTTTATGATGATCTCAAGCTTAAAAAAGGAAAAGTCTATAATATTGCAAAAATGCGTGATGATATGGAATCTATTCGTTATAGAATTGGAGATTTGGGCTATGCTTTTGTGCGTGTTACTCCAGATTTAGATAAGAATCAAGAGGAAGGAAAAGTTAGACTTGTTTATTATGTGCAACCAGGTAAAAAAGTGCGCGTGAAAGATGTTATTATCTCTGGGAATAATAAAACGCTTGATAGGGTTGTGCGCAGGAATGTTTTGTTGGCTCCAGGTGAAGAATATGAAATGAGTAAAATTCAACGATCCAAGAATGCTCTTATGCGTACAGGCAGTTTTGAGAGTGTTGATATTCAAGAAGAGCGTGTAGATGAAGAAAATGTTAATTTGCTTGTGAAAGTAAAAGAAGGTAAAACTGGGGAATTTGCATTTGGTTTGGGATATGGAAGTTACGATGGTTTGATGGGGAGTGTTTCTATCAAAGATCGTAATATTTTTGGAACAGGATTGACTGCTGGGGTATATTTGGATAAAAGTGAAGTCTCTACGGCATATCGTTTAAATCTTTACAATCCAGCAGTCTTAGATAGTGAATATTCCTTGGGGACAGATGTCTATCAAAATGACTATGAAAATTATGACTACACAGAGACTTCTACTGGATTTAGCGTTGTTGGAGGTAGGAGAATTTGGGAAGATTTGGAATTGACACTTGGATACACTTTTCAAGAGACTAAATTGAGTGATTTTGATAGCAAATCATTAGAAGAGCTTTATCGTAGGTATTATTATCCTGGAACCTATGTAAAATCCTCTATCATCCCTGGTTTTAGTTTTGATAATACCGATGCATATCTTTTTGCTAAAAATGGGATTAGGGCATCTGGAAATATAGAATATGCTGGAGTTGGAGGGGACGCAGAGTTTATTAAATACCAAGGAAGTTACAATTTTTACAAATCTATTGAAGAATGGGTGGATATTGATTTGATTTTTAGATATCGTGCAAGAGCTGGTTATGTGCAGAGTGAGGGATATTTGCCCATTAGTGAAAAGTTTTATTTGGGGGGTATAAATAGTGTGCGTGGATTTGAAAGTCGTTCTATTACCCCAAGGGATAAGTTTGGTTTAAGGATTGGTGGAAAGCAATATTTTTATAATACTGTTGAATTAAGTTATAACCCTTTTGAAACTATACAGATGCGTTTTACAGCATTTTATGATTATGGAATGATTGGAAATAAGAATATTAATGATATGCAGCGTAGCTCTGTCGGTGTTGGAATAGAATGGGTTTCTCCAATTGGTGTGATTAATTTCATTTTCCCAAGAGCATTGGATGACAAAAAAGGTGATGAGACTTCATCTTTTGAGTTTTCAATGGGACAGAGGTTTTAA
- a CDS encoding M16 family metallopeptidase, which produces MKKIFVLFFSLFVMKGVLMAVEMKSLQINGVEIPVVFEQNTQLPLFYVQLVFKGAGGVSNGRNLGLADVTSSILNEGTKKLGATKFAQKLEEKALSLSVGSGLETLSFTLSGMQSAQKDGILFLKDLLKDPNFTQSTLDKVKENSLITILEKENDYDYQAHRLLQSLLFKGSVLEYPLSGTQESIAKITLNDVEKFYKNYVNLESLILVVGGDVDFSALAKELEGALSSLPKGKKQEITKREASHSKAYKRVLKETQQAYIYFGAPLRVENLQKELAYIKVASFVLGGSGFGSRMMEEVRVKRGLAYSAVMRLSATNRQAYALGYLQTSLKNEKEAQKIVSEVVSEFVKNGITQAELDEAKRYLLGSEPLRNETLSQRLSVAYTNYYDGLPLDFNAQVLKEISALKLSDVNAYIKAHTEIQNLTFAVVSADIEE; this is translated from the coding sequence TTGAAAAAGATCTTTGTATTGTTTTTTAGTTTGTTTGTGATGAAAGGGGTTTTGATGGCAGTTGAGATGAAAAGTTTGCAGATTAATGGCGTGGAGATTCCTGTGGTTTTTGAGCAAAATACACAATTGCCGCTTTTTTATGTGCAGCTTGTTTTTAAGGGTGCCGGGGGCGTTAGTAATGGCAGAAATCTAGGATTAGCCGATGTTACAAGCTCCATTTTAAACGAAGGTACAAAAAAGCTTGGAGCAACAAAGTTTGCACAAAAGTTAGAAGAAAAAGCACTTTCTTTAAGTGTTGGAAGTGGCTTAGAGACGCTAAGTTTTACGCTTAGTGGAATGCAAAGTGCGCAAAAAGATGGAATCCTTTTTTTAAAAGATTTGCTAAAAGATCCTAATTTCACACAATCAACGCTAGATAAGGTTAAAGAAAACTCTTTAATTACAATTTTAGAAAAAGAAAATGACTATGATTATCAAGCGCACCGCCTATTACAATCGCTACTTTTTAAAGGAAGTGTGCTAGAGTATCCTTTAAGCGGAACGCAAGAGTCTATTGCAAAGATTACACTAAATGATGTGGAGAAGTTTTATAAAAATTATGTGAATTTGGAATCCTTAATCTTAGTTGTGGGTGGTGATGTAGATTTTAGCGCTCTTGCTAAGGAATTAGAAGGGGCATTAAGCAGTCTTCCAAAAGGTAAAAAGCAAGAAATTACAAAAAGAGAAGCAAGTCATTCTAAAGCCTATAAACGCGTATTAAAAGAAACACAGCAAGCCTATATTTATTTTGGCGCGCCTTTAAGAGTTGAAAACTTACAAAAAGAGTTGGCTTATATTAAAGTGGCTTCTTTTGTGCTTGGCGGAAGTGGCTTTGGTAGTCGTATGATGGAGGAAGTGCGTGTGAAAAGGGGTCTTGCCTACTCTGCTGTGATGCGTCTTAGCGCAACAAATAGACAGGCATACGCATTGGGATATTTGCAAACAAGTTTAAAAAATGAAAAAGAAGCACAAAAAATTGTCTCTGAAGTTGTGAGTGAGTTTGTAAAAAATGGAATCACACAGGCAGAATTAGACGAAGCAAAACGCTATTTGTTAGGAAGTGAGCCTTTGCGCAATGAAACGCTATCTCAACGCTTAAGCGTAGCATATACAAATTATTACGATGGGCTTCCATTGGATTTTAATGCGCAGGTTTTAAAAGAAATTTCCGCACTCAAACTTAGTGATGTGAATGCCTATATCAAGGCACATACAGAGATACAAAATCTAACCTTTGCTGTGGTGAGTGCTGATATAGAAGAATAA
- a CDS encoding dehypoxanthine futalosine cyclase yields MQNASLKELGKKALEIKRKLHPDNLTTFVVDRNINYTNICWVDCKFCAFKRRINEEGTYILSFDEIDKKIEELLAIGGTQILFQGGVHPSLKIEWYEDLVRHITKKYPQITIHGFSAIEINYIAKISKISISEVLQRLQKCGLASIPGAGAEILSDRVRDVIAPKKLDSDEWIEVHKEAHKLGIKSTATMMFGSVESDEDIVEHWERIRNLQDATNGFRAFILWSFQPAFTPLQKEIPTLHKASSNRYLRLLACSRIFLDNFQNIQSSWVTQGSYIGQLALLFGANDLGSTMMEENVVAAAGARNSMNQQEMISLIRDVGEFPAKRDTAYNILERF; encoded by the coding sequence ATGCAAAATGCTTCCTTAAAAGAACTTGGCAAAAAGGCTTTAGAAATTAAGCGTAAATTACATCCCGATAATTTAACCACTTTTGTTGTAGATAGAAATATTAATTACACAAATATTTGTTGGGTGGATTGTAAATTTTGTGCATTCAAGCGACGAATTAATGAAGAAGGCACTTATATTTTAAGTTTTGATGAGATTGATAAGAAAATAGAAGAGCTTTTAGCTATTGGCGGCACACAAATTCTCTTTCAAGGAGGTGTGCATCCAAGCTTAAAAATAGAATGGTATGAAGATTTAGTGCGCCACATTACTAAAAAATACCCACAAATTACAATCCACGGATTTTCCGCAATTGAGATTAATTATATTGCAAAAATTTCTAAAATCTCTATTTCTGAAGTGTTGCAAAGGCTTCAAAAATGCGGGCTTGCTTCAATCCCAGGAGCTGGAGCGGAGATTTTAAGTGATAGGGTGCGTGATGTGATAGCCCCCAAAAAGTTAGATTCTGATGAATGGATTGAAGTGCATAAAGAAGCACATAAGCTTGGAATCAAAAGCACAGCGACAATGATGTTTGGAAGCGTGGAGAGCGATGAAGATATTGTAGAACATTGGGAGAGGATCCGTAATCTTCAAGATGCAACAAATGGTTTTAGAGCATTTATTTTATGGAGTTTTCAGCCGGCATTTACGCCTTTGCAAAAAGAGATTCCAACTTTGCATAAAGCTTCTTCAAATCGCTATTTACGCCTGCTTGCTTGCAGTAGAATCTTTTTAGATAATTTTCAAAATATTCAAAGCAGTTGGGTTACACAAGGCTCTTATATTGGGCAACTTGCTCTATTGTTTGGAGCAAATGATTTAGGTAGCACAATGATGGAAGAAAATGTTGTGGCAGCTGCTGGGGCTAGAAACTCTATGAACCAGCAAGAAATGATTAGTTTAATCCGTGATGTAGGGGAGTTTCCGGCAAAGAGAGACACAGCTTATAATATTTTGGAGCGATTTTGA
- a CDS encoding 4Fe-4S cluster-binding domain-containing protein — protein MPYLELVLTAKCTLRCESCNNLMQYFSSKNQYTCTLDGILESLDCLLENVGSIQRLRIIGGEPLMFKDLPQLVAELEQRKKCDPLIY, from the coding sequence ATGCCTTACCTAGAGCTTGTTTTAACTGCAAAATGCACTTTGCGCTGTGAATCTTGTAATAACTTAATGCAGTATTTTTCGTCTAAAAATCAATACACTTGCACGCTAGATGGGATTTTAGAGAGTTTGGATTGTTTGTTAGAGAATGTTGGGAGTATCCAACGCTTGCGCATTATCGGCGGAGAGCCTTTGATGTTTAAGGATTTACCACAATTAGTAGCCGAACTAGAGCAAAGGAAAAAGTGCGATCCTTTGATATATTAA
- the recG gene encoding ATP-dependent DNA helicase RecG has translation MALEFWQKYSKTPFGAMLQVLPKGYTNTFLSESLEVAQNVVLEVEILNFKMTNPARVLCYAPKFECELELIIFHAKPYHKSQFKPASKLIVSGKVQKYGIAFSLIQPKVLKAVNSIVLNFGAVGGRERSLREFAESVALEPLREFYPNISPFILESLYKIYHPDFYFLKDFNASSGYFGQYLEAIKFMEIYEYMRLLREKKLYFKALRQLNGEIEHWINSLPFVLTKGQKEAIKDIQNSLKGEFAARRVIVGDVGCGKTMVILASVLIAYPSKSVLMAPTSVLAKQLFNEAQKFLPKTLKVGLLTQRNKINVQDCDFLIGTHALLYQDLSNRALVMIDEQHRFGTAQRSALEKMFNTESQKAHILQFSATPIPRTQAMIASNFVDFSFIKDIPFKKDITTQIIHEEDFKGLLEHIQKEIQKENQIIIVYPFVEESQMLNYTALKDGEEFWNRHFKAVYSTHGKDKYKESVLEEFREKGSILLATTVIEVGISLPKLSTIVIVGAERLGLATLHQLRGRVSRNGLKGYCFLYTKQKTTERLEKFAKTQNGFEIAQLDLEYRNSGDLLSGIHQSGKQFNWIDLSEDEKIIKMAKEALLML, from the coding sequence ATGGCGTTGGAGTTTTGGCAGAAGTATAGCAAGACGCCTTTTGGGGCGATGTTACAAGTCTTGCCAAAGGGCTATACAAACACCTTTTTAAGCGAAAGTTTAGAAGTAGCCCAAAATGTAGTGTTAGAAGTTGAAATTTTAAATTTTAAAATGACAAATCCAGCACGCGTGCTGTGTTATGCTCCAAAGTTTGAATGTGAATTAGAGTTAATTATTTTTCACGCAAAACCCTATCATAAAAGTCAATTTAAGCCTGCAAGCAAACTTATTGTTAGTGGAAAAGTCCAAAAATATGGAATCGCTTTTTCGCTTATCCAACCAAAAGTTTTAAAAGCAGTAAATTCTATCGTGCTAAATTTTGGTGCAGTAGGTGGCAGGGAACGCTCTCTTAGAGAGTTTGCAGAATCTGTTGCGCTAGAGCCTTTAAGGGAATTTTATCCTAATATTTCGCCTTTTATATTGGAATCTCTTTATAAAATTTATCATCCAGACTTTTATTTTTTAAAAGATTTTAATGCAAGTAGTGGTTATTTTGGTCAGTATTTAGAGGCAATAAAATTTATGGAAATCTATGAATATATGCGCCTTTTAAGGGAGAAAAAACTCTATTTTAAGGCTTTAAGACAATTAAATGGTGAGATTGAACATTGGATAAATTCTTTGCCTTTTGTGCTTACAAAAGGGCAGAAAGAAGCAATCAAAGATATACAAAATTCTTTAAAGGGGGAGTTTGCTGCAAGGCGTGTGATTGTAGGAGATGTGGGTTGTGGTAAAACAATGGTAATTTTAGCCTCTGTCCTTATTGCATATCCTAGCAAAAGTGTGTTAATGGCCCCAACTTCTGTGCTTGCAAAACAACTTTTCAATGAAGCTCAGAAGTTTTTGCCAAAGACACTCAAAGTGGGATTACTCACGCAACGCAACAAAATTAATGTGCAAGATTGTGATTTTTTAATTGGCACGCACGCTTTATTGTATCAAGATTTAAGCAATAGAGCTTTAGTGATGATTGATGAACAGCATCGCTTTGGGACAGCTCAAAGAAGCGCACTAGAGAAAATGTTTAACACAGAATCGCAAAAGGCGCATATTTTGCAATTTTCAGCAACTCCCATTCCGCGCACACAAGCAATGATTGCATCAAATTTTGTAGATTTTAGCTTTATTAAAGACATTCCTTTTAAGAAAGATATTACAACACAAATTATTCACGAAGAAGATTTTAAAGGGTTGCTGGAACATATTCAAAAAGAAATTCAAAAAGAAAATCAAATCATTATTGTTTATCCTTTTGTGGAAGAAAGTCAAATGCTAAATTACACGGCATTAAAAGATGGAGAGGAGTTTTGGAATAGGCATTTTAAAGCAGTATATAGCACACACGGCAAGGACAAATATAAAGAAAGTGTATTAGAGGAATTTAGGGAAAAGGGTAGCATTTTACTTGCTACAACAGTGATTGAAGTTGGAATCTCATTGCCCAAATTAAGCACGATTGTGATTGTGGGAGCAGAAAGATTGGGGCTTGCAACACTTCATCAATTACGCGGAAGAGTCAGTCGCAATGGCTTAAAAGGGTATTGCTTTTTATATACTAAACAAAAAACTACAGAGCGGTTAGAAAAATTTGCAAAAACACAAAATGGTTTTGAAATCGCGCAACTGGATTTAGAGTATCGCAACAGCGGAGATTTACTAAGTGGAATCCATCAAAGCGGAAAACAATTTAACTGGATAGATTTAAGTGAAGATGAAAAGATCATAAAAATGGCAAAAGAAGCGTTATTAATGCTATAA